The Saprospiraceae bacterium genome contains the following window.
AGAATTGCAGGGAGCCGGGCTTATCGACTTTACTGTGGAAGGATTGCAGTTCCTTTAATTGGTGTTGTTTGTATGGATATGTGTATGGTTGATTTAAGTGCTGTAAACCAGACCTATGATGGGATGGAAATTGAAATTTTTGGTAAAACCAATCCCATTGAAGAGCTTGCGAGAATTTCCGATACCATTCCCTATGAGATCTTATGTGGCATTTCTACCCGTGTAAAACGGGTATTTTTGCAGGATTGAGTAGGGGAATGGCGAAGAGGACAAGAGGACAAGAGGAAAAGAGGAGAAGAGGAAAAGAAGACTGAAAGGCTGATTGGCTGCATGGTTGAGAGGCTGAAGTTTGGAGGCTAGAGGTTAAAGGATCCTTAAGCCTATTAGCTTATTAGCTTAAAAGCTTATCAGCTTTTTTGACTTCTGACTATTGACTTCCCGGTTTTTAGCAATTATACCTTTAATATTACGTTAATACGGCATTTCAGCACCCAATAAAATAAACTATAAACGTATCTACTGCTTAATTTTGACCGTTTTTAAACTAAAAAATATGAGATTTATAAGCTACCTGTTTTTATTGTTAATTCCAGTGATTGGCCAATCACAAGATAAAGATCCTGTTCTGTTTACTGTTTCAGGTAAAGAGGTTCGGGTTTCTGAATTTGAGTATATCTATAGTAAGAATAACCAAAAAGAAGCTGATTTTAGTAGGAAATCCCTTTTGGATTATTTAAACCTGTACACTAAATTTAAATTAAAGGTTCAGGCAGCCCGGGATATGGGTGTTGATACCATTCCAGCCCTTATTAAGGAATTAGAAGTTTACCGCCAACAACTGACAACCAATTATCTGAATGATCGGGAAGTTACGGACAGACTAGCCAGAGAAGTGTATGAACGTCAAAAAAAGGATGTTTTGATCAATCATATTTTATTTAGCTTAAGTCCAAATGCAACGGGAGCGGATACGATGAAGTCTTATGAATTAGCAGCAAATGCAATTAAGACCTTAAAAAATGGTGTTCGGTGGGAAGATGCTTGTAAAGTTTCTAATGATATGAATTCTGCACAAAAAGGCGGTCGCCTCGGATGGTTTTCCTCTATGTTTCCAGACGGATTTTATGATCTTGAAAATGCAGCCTATTCCTTAAAGCCTGGTCAAGTTTACCCGAGCCCAATTAGAACAAAACTTGGGTTTCATGTGCTCCGTTTGGAATCAGAACGTCCTGCCTATCGAAGAATGGAAGCCGCACATATCCTTATTAAAAAATCTTCACGCTACAATGCTGATTTAGTTGCTCAATCAAAAGCAGACAGCCTTTATAAAAAAATAAAAGAAGGACAGAGTTTTGAAGAACTGGCCAGAACCCTAAGCGATGATAAAACTACAGCTCCACAAGGTGGCAACATAGGTTACTTTGGAATTAATCAATTTGAACCTGCTTTTGAAGAAGCTGCATTTAAACTAGCGAAAGATGGGGACGTCAGCCTGCCAGTAGAATCCAGCATTGGTTGGCATATTATTAAAAGATTGCATAAAGATGAGGAGATTCCTTATGAACGAGCTAAACGTAAAATTCAGGCTGACATTCAAAGAGATCAACGATTTGCTATTGCACAAGCTACATTAATTGAAAAAATAAAAACAGAATCCGGATACAAGGAAAATAAAGAAGCATTGATGCGATTTACCAATGCAATGGATACAAACTTTTTTACTTATAAATGGAGAATACCAGACAGTTTGGTGGATGAAAAATTATTCTCATTGGGTAATCAAAACTTCGGAACGCGTGATTTTGCTGAATATGTAAAAACAAATACCCGTCAACGTTTACAAGGAGGTGACCAAAAAGATGTTTCAACTACATTAAAAAATATGTTGAAAGAATATGCTTCTCAAAAATGTCTTCAATTTGAAGAAGGAAAATTGGAAGATAAATATCCAGACTTTAAAGCCCTTATGAGAGAATACCGTGAAGGCATATTATTATTTGAAGCTACAAAAAATGTTGTATGGGATCGCGCTTCAGAAGATACCACAGGCTTGAAATTGTATTATGAAAAAAACAAACAAAACTATAAATGGGATGAACGGGCTGTGATTCATGCAATCAGTATCGATACAACCAATAAAAAACTTGCAGACGAAATTTATAAGTTTGCTAAAAAGAATTCAATCAATAAGGTCTTAGCTAAATTTGATGTAGAGAAAAGGTATATTTCTTTTCAAAAATTGATTGCCGAGAAAAAATCACCTGATAGTTATAAAGGAATCGGCTTTACTCAAGGCAGTATGACTGAATTAAGCCTTGATTCAGATTTAACCAGTTATTCATTCCGTAAAGTTGAAGAAAATTTACCTGCTGGTATTAAAACTTTGGATGAAGCACGTGGATACATTATTGCAGATTATCAAGATCATCTTGAAATGCTTTGGGTTGAAGAATTGAAAAGCAAATATCCCGTAAAAGTTAACGAAACTGTTTTCAACAGTTTGGTAAAAAATTAATGATTGCATGGATGAACGCTGGTTTTTTTTAAAGTTCCTTTCATTTATAGCTATCATAAGCTTGATAGGGGCTTGTAAAAAATCAGCAGACCCAACCGATGATGATGCGAATCCTGTAATGATTCGTTATAATGATCATGAATTAACACGTTCTGAATTAAGCGAACAGGCACAACAGACTTTTTCACCAAAAGACAGCATTCAGCTTGTAAATAATTTTATAGAGAAATGGCTTAAAGATCAAATCATGGTCAAAGAAGCCCGAAAACAGCTTACGAATCAGGATGAAATCAATCAATTGACTGAAAAGTTTAGAGACGAATTACTTCAATTGAAGTTTGAAGAAAAAATCCTCCGTGAAAAATTAGATACAACCATTTCAGAACAGGAATTATTAGAATATTATCGGAGCAATAAAGCTAAATATAAATTAGAAAGTACGATTTTCAGGTTTGTACTCTTAAAAATAAATAAACCGGTTGCAGAATCTAAAACGCTGGAGAATTTATGGAAAAATATCAACCAGGTAAATTTGCAACTGTTGAATCTATATTGCCAGAATAATGCTGACATCTGTTATTTAAATCCTCAGAAATGGTATAAGTGGGATGAAGTAAAACAACATTTGCCTTCAAAATTTATATCTGAAAATACCATTCAATCAGGCATCACACGTGATTTTGCAGATTTTAATCATAGCTACCGGGTTCGATTTTATGAAGTGGTCAGACCGAATCAAGAACCGCCCCTATCCTTTTTTAAGGATCAGGCAACGCAAGCCATTTTTCATCAGCGAAAAATTAAATTGCTGGAGAAAATAAAAAATGAGCTTTATGAATCCGAATTAAAAAACAAACACATCCAGTTTCTCAACAAATAAGTATGAAGGTATCAAAATTCATTTTTTTATTCCTATTGGTTTTCCAGTTTAGTTTTAATCTATACGCACAATCCAAAACAATTGATAAAATAATAGCTAAGGTTGGTGGTGAAATTATTTTATATTCTGATTGGCAAGAACAAATCAGCTTTATGAAAAATAAACAAGGGGCTTCATTGGATGATCCCTCCTGTTCCATTTTGGAAAATTTATTGATTCAAAAATTTATGATCAACCGAGCCAAAGTGGATAGTATTGAAATTAAAGATGAAGAGATTGAGCAACAATTAAATGCGAGATTGGAACAGATTTTAGCTTATTTTAATAACGACTTCCAGAAATTTGAAGAATACTATGGTCAAAGTGTTGCTGATACAAGAGAACGATTTAAAGAAGATTTGAAAAATCAATTGCTTGCAGAACGTCTTCAGAATAAAATTATCGGAGAGATTCGCGTAACCCCTGAAGAAACGCAAGCTTTTTTTGATAGAATTCCAAAAGATAGCATCCCCTATTTTAATTCCGAAGTTGAGATTTCTGAAATTGTATATAAACCAAAAATTAATGCCGCTCAGAAAAAAGCTGCTAAAGAAAAGCTAGAGAAAATTTTAATGCGGATCCGGAATGGTGAAGATTTCGGTAAAATTGCCAGTTTAGTATCAGACGATGTGGGTTCTGCTAAAAATGGAGGTGCTTTGGGTTGGATGAAAAGAGGAAGTCTGGTGCCTGAATTTGAAGCAGTGGCTTATAACCTTGAGAAAGATTCGATTTCAGGAATTGTAGAATCAGAATACGGATTACACATCATTCAATTGTTGGAACGCCGCGGAAATTCCATTTTAAGCAGGCATATTTTAATTAAGCCCAAAGTTGAAACTGAAGATTTAAAATTAGCGGAACACTACTTAGACTCTATCCGAAATCTAATTATAAAAGACAGCATCCCATTTGAAACAGCAGTGCGCTATTTTTCAGATAAGAAAGCAGAATCTTTTAACAATGGCGGTCAATTATTAAATCCAAAAACGGGAACCGCAACTTTTGAAACGGGTGATTTAGATCCCGATGTATTTTTTGCAATTGATGGCTTGAAAGTTTTAGATATATCAAAACCCTTTGTTTCCACAGATCTTGATGGCTCAAAATCATACCGGATTGTAAAACTGCTCTCTAAAACAGCACCACATAAAGCAAACTTAAAACAAGATTATGCTAAGATTCAATCCGCTGCAAAAGATTTTAAAAAGAATATGAAGTTTCAAGAGTGGTTGGGCAACAATGTCCCAAAAGCATATATTGAAATTGACCCGAGTATTAAAGCCCTTTGCCCAGAGGTTGGCAGTTGGATCCTTTCAGAATAAATTAGTTGATTTATAAAGCCAAGGAATATTAGCCTTAGGGGCTTCTAACAAATTGCTTTGGATAAAAAAAAAAGAGATCGGTTTATACCCCCCAGCAAACCGATCTCAAAAATTGTCTCGTATCCAATTCTTTGGGTACGCGTCCGGTTTTCAAGCGGACATCTAGTATTATGCAGAAATCTTGCCAATTTTAGTAGAAATCAAGTTTTTTTTACATATTTACCCATTCTAATAAATTTACAGCATTTAAATCATTGATTATCAGTTTATTATTATTTCTAAAAAACTCGTATTTTAAGTTCTTTGATTATGTAATTGCATTTCAAATTGTTTAATGTGAGGGATTAAATGTTTAGAAAAGGACTGATTTGAACTGCATTTGAAATTGTTCCGCATTCCAGAAAGGAGTGCCAAAACACGACTTTAGCAGATCAGAAAATGATTCATTTAATTTATAGAATTAGAATTCATGTCTGATTCCCTTTATATAAGGTGGGGCCTTTCCCTAAATGTCAGAAACTGCTCACAATTTGAGTCAATTTGACAGTTTTTATAGGATGGCACAGGCTTTGACTAGCTCAGTTATAACTAAAAACCTAATATCATGCAATCCGGTAGAATTTCAGTCCAAACGGAGAATATATTCCCCATAATTAAGAAGTTTCTTTATTCTGAACAGGAGATTTTTCTCAGGGAGTTAATTTCCAATGCGGTTGACGCAACAACGAAACTAAAAGTTCTTTCTTCAAAAGGAGAAGCAAAAGGAGCTTTGGGCGAATTAACAATTGAAGTCGTTATCGATAAAGAAGCCGGCACGCTAACCATCCGGGATAAAGGAATTGGCATGAATGAAGAAGAAGTTCAAAAATACCTGAACCAGTTGGCTTTTTCTTCTGCTGAAGAATTTATCAGCAAATATCAAGGGGAGGCCTCTATTATTGGGCACTTCGGATTGGGTTTCTATTCAGCATTCATGGTTTCAGATCGAGTTGAAGTTGTAACAAAATCATATCGTGAAAATTCCGTTCCGGTAAAATGGACTTGCAATGGCGATACCGAATTTACTATTGAAAACACCGATAAAGCTGCGCGCGGAACTGATATTATACTGCATCTTTCAGCAGACTGTAAAGACTATTTAGAGCATACTAAAATTGAAAGCCTGCTCGAAAAATTTTGCAAATTTTTACCGATCCCCATTCAGTTTGGAACAAAAAAGGAAACCATTAAAGAAGGTGAAACTGAAAAAGAGATTGAAACAGCTCATATTATCAACAACACCGATCCCCTTTGGAAAAAGACCCCGGTTGATTTAACAGATGAAGACTACAAATCCTTCTACAGTGAACTATATCCTTATGCAGAAGAACCTTTGTTCTGGATTCATTTGAATATTGATTTTCCTTTTAATTTGACAGGTGTACTTTATTTTCCTAAAATCAGACAAAACTTTGAAGTTCAGAAAAATAAAATTCACCTTTACAGCAATCAGGTTTTTGTAACCGACGATGTAAAAGAAATTGTTCCAGAATTTTTAATGCTTTTACATGGTGTAATTGATTCTCCGGATATTCCATTGAATGTATCCCGATCGTATTTACAGGCAGATAGCAACGTTCGAAAAATATCAGGTTACATCACCAAAAAGGTTGCGGAAAAATTAAGTGAACTGTTTAAAAAAGATCGAAAGGACTTTCAAAATAAATGGACAGACATCAGTACATTCGTAAAATACGGATTGGTATCCGATGAAAAATTTGCTGAAAAAGCCATGTCCTTTACCTTATTGGAAAATTCAGATAAAGACTGTTTCACTATAGAAGAATATAAAGAAAAAATAAAAGA
Protein-coding sequences here:
- a CDS encoding peptidylprolyl isomerase; amino-acid sequence: MRFISYLFLLLIPVIGQSQDKDPVLFTVSGKEVRVSEFEYIYSKNNQKEADFSRKSLLDYLNLYTKFKLKVQAARDMGVDTIPALIKELEVYRQQLTTNYLNDREVTDRLAREVYERQKKDVLINHILFSLSPNATGADTMKSYELAANAIKTLKNGVRWEDACKVSNDMNSAQKGGRLGWFSSMFPDGFYDLENAAYSLKPGQVYPSPIRTKLGFHVLRLESERPAYRRMEAAHILIKKSSRYNADLVAQSKADSLYKKIKEGQSFEELARTLSDDKTTAPQGGNIGYFGINQFEPAFEEAAFKLAKDGDVSLPVESSIGWHIIKRLHKDEEIPYERAKRKIQADIQRDQRFAIAQATLIEKIKTESGYKENKEALMRFTNAMDTNFFTYKWRIPDSLVDEKLFSLGNQNFGTRDFAEYVKTNTRQRLQGGDQKDVSTTLKNMLKEYASQKCLQFEEGKLEDKYPDFKALMREYREGILLFEATKNVVWDRASEDTTGLKLYYEKNKQNYKWDERAVIHAISIDTTNKKLADEIYKFAKKNSINKVLAKFDVEKRYISFQKLIAEKKSPDSYKGIGFTQGSMTELSLDSDLTSYSFRKVEENLPAGIKTLDEARGYIIADYQDHLEMLWVEELKSKYPVKVNETVFNSLVKN
- a CDS encoding peptidylprolyl isomerase, coding for MKVSKFIFLFLLVFQFSFNLYAQSKTIDKIIAKVGGEIILYSDWQEQISFMKNKQGASLDDPSCSILENLLIQKFMINRAKVDSIEIKDEEIEQQLNARLEQILAYFNNDFQKFEEYYGQSVADTRERFKEDLKNQLLAERLQNKIIGEIRVTPEETQAFFDRIPKDSIPYFNSEVEISEIVYKPKINAAQKKAAKEKLEKILMRIRNGEDFGKIASLVSDDVGSAKNGGALGWMKRGSLVPEFEAVAYNLEKDSISGIVESEYGLHIIQLLERRGNSILSRHILIKPKVETEDLKLAEHYLDSIRNLIIKDSIPFETAVRYFSDKKAESFNNGGQLLNPKTGTATFETGDLDPDVFFAIDGLKVLDISKPFVSTDLDGSKSYRIVKLLSKTAPHKANLKQDYAKIQSAAKDFKKNMKFQEWLGNNVPKAYIEIDPSIKALCPEVGSWILSE
- the htpG gene encoding molecular chaperone HtpG; protein product: MQSGRISVQTENIFPIIKKFLYSEQEIFLRELISNAVDATTKLKVLSSKGEAKGALGELTIEVVIDKEAGTLTIRDKGIGMNEEEVQKYLNQLAFSSAEEFISKYQGEASIIGHFGLGFYSAFMVSDRVEVVTKSYRENSVPVKWTCNGDTEFTIENTDKAARGTDIILHLSADCKDYLEHTKIESLLEKFCKFLPIPIQFGTKKETIKEGETEKEIETAHIINNTDPLWKKTPVDLTDEDYKSFYSELYPYAEEPLFWIHLNIDFPFNLTGVLYFPKIRQNFEVQKNKIHLYSNQVFVTDDVKEIVPEFLMLLHGVIDSPDIPLNVSRSYLQADSNVRKISGYITKKVAEKLSELFKKDRKDFQNKWTDISTFVKYGLVSDEKFAEKAMSFTLLENSDKDCFTIEEYKEKIKDTQKDKDNRLVALYTNDLKLHYRSVQNAKEHGYDVLLLNNVLDNHFIQHLEMKAEMTFKRVDSDTLNHLIDKGEQTELVLSESEQKTIEELFKSLSTNKASKTEVKSLSPNDPPVLIVKPEFMRRMTEMQYMMSAMKGDSEDNPFLNHFESVINGNHPLVSQKILSETDPEKQKELADYLFKLALLDQHMLQGEGLHDFVKKSLDRV